The genomic window ACTGAAAATGATGTAAGATTTATAATGCAGTTGCTTGGGCatctttaaaaatttatctacaatttatttacaattacaGCCAAATGTGAATGTGCGCAAAACTACTGTGCTAGATGTGATGCGTCGTTTGCTGCAACCGAAAAATATGATGGTATCTTCGGGACCAGATAAGACTAATCATCATTGCTACATCTCCATACTGAACATTATACAGGTACGCACCCGTAAATCTTTCTTACACTCTAGACTTGTAaatgtgattttttattatttcccttCCAGGGCGAAGTCGATCCCACAGAAGTGCATAAATCACTTCAACGCATACGTGAGCGCAAGTTGGCCCAATTCATACCGTGGTGTCCGGCTAGCATACAGGTGGCCTTATCACGCAGCTCGCCATACGTGCAAAGTAATCACAAGGTCTCCGGGCTAATGATGGCCAATCATACTAGCATAACCTCACTCTTCAATCGTGCTTTGGCTCAGTATGATAAATTGCGGAAACGTGGCGCTTTTTTGGATCAATTTCGTCGGGAGGACATATTTAAGGAAGATTTGTCAGAACTGGATAATTCAAGGCAGGTGGTTGATTGCCTTTCGCAAGAGTACGAAGCCGCTACTCGTCCAAATTATTTGCAATGGAGCCCAAAGGATATGGTACAAAGCTATCAATTTTCACGGTTAACTTGAACCTTTGAtgttaaatgtaaaatttcATGGAAGCAGGAATGGTTACTATTAGTGAAATTCATTAGAATACCCCAAATTGTCTAAatcgaaaataaacaaacaaagagAGATTTAAAAAGTAGTTAATACAAATATAGAGGTGTATATGTATGAGTGTTTGTACATAAAGTATGCTACACACGACGAACATGCGCGCTGTCATCTGCCAGAGATGGCGAGcggctcatacatatgtatgtgatttCGTGCTGATAGCGTAAAGAAGGGTTAGCACAAACGCgggaagcaaaaacaaaaggccAAATGCAAAAAGTAtggataaattaaattataaatattttaatgcaagACTCGGTTGCGCCAAACGAGACATTATCCGGTCCGTTAAGATTCCTTGCATGACGAGAAAGCTACGACGTCTTAAAATTCTTGACAAATATTTCACCCCAGTCGCTCAgcctaataaagggtgattttttagctattatctttttaaacagttggtttaaacagctgacgcacgtttcactgtcaaacatcttccgtttggtctataatttaaccatgaatcgtcttacaaacgaacaacgcttgcaaatcattgaattttattataaaaatgcgtgttctgtcaAGAAAGTTAaaagtcgaaaaattttgttcagcgacgaagctcatttttggatcaatgggtacgtaaataagcagaattgtcgattttggagtgaagatcagccagaagaattgcaagagctacgaATGTATCctgaaaaggtcacagttttgtgcggtttatgggctggagatatcattggaccgtacttcttcaaagatgctgcgaatcgtaacataactgtgaatggtgagcgctaccgtgaaatgatattcaacttttttttgccccaaatgcaagagcttgacttgcatgacatgtggttttagCAAGACggcgccacatgccacacagcatgcgtaacaatggacttgttgaaaggcgacctgtcaattggccacccagaccGTGCgttataacgcctttagattattttttgtggggctatgttaaagctcatgtctattcagacaagcctgcttcaattaacgcattggaagacaacattaaagcatttatatgtgagataccggccggaacattggaaagagtatgccaaaattggactaagcggatggaccatttgaagcgcagtcgcggtcaacatttgcatgaaataatcttcaaacattaaattatatggactgtactatcgatttaaataaaaatttcatgcagttttcttaattttacgtgtgttgttttgaaaaactttgctaTAGCACtgaaaaaatcaccctttagtagtAGAAGCATGTTCAGCAAACGTTTCTGCATTAAACCCATTTAATCCTATCTTTATTTTCCTAACTCGTGTTTTAGGCACTCAATCGATTGcactattaatttttgttccaaGCTAATATTTTTTCGCCGATGTGCCCACTTCAAAATCTGCATAAAATGCGACAGTGGTTTTTTTTTCCATGTAATGTTCGCGCATCCTACCACAAACGTCAAATTTGTGCGCGAGCCGCTCGCTGACAATctcacttttttgatttttgaccaACAAGCCCACAGATAATGAACATGCAGCGGAGCGTGAGCGTATGCGTCGTCTGTAGCCTATTTAAAGTGCACATATATATAGTGGATagatttgaaaaatgtaatcTTGGTGTATATAAATTCCGAGTTTGTTCGAGTTTGCCTGGAAGTTCTTCAAAACTTTACTGCTTATGAAACAAAGCTGCGCGTTACAACCCTGCGTATTTATTGTGGTATATATCAACTGTCAACTGTCAAATGTGACATTTCCACTGTGGGTGGTGTTTTTCATtgaaagttgtttttgttggctTAAATACTGATAAATTTAATGAATCAGCGTCACCGTCAGTGgatataaattgtaaaaatatttttaacaaaataccaATTCGCAAATAAAGTTCTTAAACTAAACGCTATGGCCGCCACATTAAAGCCCTACTTGACTGCCGTGCGCCATTCGCTGACCGCTGCTATGTGCTTGCAAGATTTCCCCTCGCAGGTTGTCGAACGACACAACAAACCAGAGGTGGAGGTGTGCTCCAGCAAGGAATTAGTACTAACTCCAGTAGTAATTTCCCGCAATGAACGAGAGCGTGTTCTCATCGAACCATCTATTAATTCTGTACGTGTGAGCATTGCCGTGAAACAAGCCGACGAAATCGAAAAGATCCTTTGTCACAAATTTACTCGTTTCATGATGCGGCGTGCCGAGTCGTTCATCATTTTGCGCCGGAAACCAATTGATGGCTACGACATTAGCTTCCTGATCACCAATTTTCATACGGAACAAATGTACAAGCATAAGTTGGTGGATTTCGTTATCAGTTTCATGGAGGAGATTGATAAGGAGataagtgaaatgaaattggCGGTGAATGCGCGTGCACGTACATGTGCAGAAGAGTTTCTCAAGCGCTTTTAGAGATACACTTAACGTCAATACgtcattttcatttgcatttaatttaaggTGTTATttctaaaagttaaaaaaaaaaaaaaaaatcactttgtATTCCAGtatgcaatatatgtatgttttatgGAAACACGAAAGAGGTGCACTCTAACATGGCCAGCCAATAAAGTATTCAGCATTAAGTTCACCAAAAGATATATATGTTTCActgtttcttatatttttaaacttcGCATTTCACTTAAACTTAAACGATAAaattttcggtattttttaaatttttgtacaattttgttttaaattaaacaaataaatataaaacaagaaTTGTTGTTTATGTTGTAGCAGCAAATacatttcccatacatgtacggggagtgctgctgaagtgataaaccttggtcggatatacagtaaatccggatcgttccggtaacgaagaaccgactgtcgggcGGTGCGCATTGATTTCCATATGCATACACAACAATGCTATTTGACTTAGAGTAAATTATCAGTCTCACCATCGTCCACTACAGATTTACCAATCCACCACAATCTGAgcgcattttcataatttataattatctTAGATTGCTCTGATTTTCCTTTAATTATTTGCAAATCTTCATCCTCTGCAGAATCCACAAAGTGGTGTTGTCCCGAAGTGGTAGCCAATATTGGTAAGCTGGGATGGAAGTTAACACCATTACAACAATCGCCGTGCAGCGGTACCTGAAAGGTTTTTATTGCCaagtaaattaatatatttcccaTGAAAACTGTATTTCTTACCGCTTCATCAATATTGTTGTGTAAATCCCATATTCGCAAATTCCCTCCAGTTTCGCCGCTCACTAGCCAACGCTGCTCTGGTGCACTCAAATCGAAATATATACGTTGATTAGTTTCAACAATGCGTTGAAATTCTCTAACTGGCTTTAAATAGTTGCGCATATCccattctaaaattttattatccTTACGAGCGCCACTGTACAACAACCAACTGTCACTTTCAGTTAAAGCTGCGTAACGTAGCCATGTAATGCCACCAGTATGTCCGCCCAGCGTAAATAGTGGCCCCAATTTCGGTGCGCGTAAATCAAAATGGTTGATAAAACCGTTCCAA from Anastrepha ludens isolate Willacy chromosome 5, idAnaLude1.1, whole genome shotgun sequence includes these protein-coding regions:
- the LOC128863935 gene encoding actin-related protein 2/3 complex subunit 4, whose protein sequence is MAATLKPYLTAVRHSLTAAMCLQDFPSQVVERHNKPEVEVCSSKELVLTPVVISRNERERVLIEPSINSVRVSIAVKQADEIEKILCHKFTRFMMRRAESFIILRRKPIDGYDISFLITNFHTEQMYKHKLVDFVISFMEEIDKEISEMKLAVNARARTCAEEFLKRF